Part of the Candidatus Methylomirabilota bacterium genome, CCTTCCGCTGGTCGGAGACCGGCATGCAGGTCGACGCGAGCGGCGCCCGGACGACGGCCGATCCGGACTTCCGGACGTACCACGTCCTGGTGGTCGACACGGCCGGGCGCGGCTACGACCGCGCGATCGTCGCGCGCTCGCGCGACGCCGGCGACGCCGTCGCCGACCTGGGCGTGGGCCAGTGGAGCCCGTGGGTCAGCGAGTGGTTCAGCCGCGACCGGGTGCTCCAGCAGCTCAGCCCGATCGAGGCGCCGCGCGTCGAGGGGATGTTCCGCCTGAAGCTCCTCCACCTCTCGCCCGACGGGCGGACCTTCGCGCTCTACCGCACCGACATCTGGCAAGCCGACGGCTGGGCCCACCCCCCCGCGATCGCGCGGGAGCTCCGGGACGCCGTCGGGCCCTTCACCGAGGGGCTCGAGCTTCCTCCGCCGCCGTCGCGCGTGTTCGACGAGTGGGGCACCTTCCACGAGCAGCTCGACCAGGCGCGCGAGTGGTACGTGGGGGCCGCCCGACACCTCGCCCGCCGGTACCCCTGGGACATCCTGGCCGTCCAGCTCCACATCCAGGACGGGATCAACCACATCATCGCGCGTGACATCTGCCCCGAGGACCCGGGCTACACGCCGGAGAAGGCCGCCCACGCCTGGGAGCAGATCCACGCCGCCTACGGGGCCTCCGACCGCCTGGTGGGCGAGCTGCTCGCCGCCTGCGCGGACTCCGACACGGTGGTCTGCGTCGTGTCGGACCACGGGGCGCTGCCGACCTTCCGCCAGTGTCTGGTGAGCGGCGCCCTGGCCCGGGCCGGGCTGATGACGTACGTGCAGGATCCGGCCAGCGGGCGCTTCCGCGTGGACTGGTCCCGGACCAAGGTGTTCCCGCGGCGCGGCCACCTCTGGGTGAACCTCCGGGGACGGGACCCGAGCGGGGTCGTCGAGCCGGCCGAGTACGAGGCGGTGCGCGAGCAGGCGATACGGGCGCTCCTCGACATCTACGACGCCGAGCGGCAGACCCGGCCGATCGTCGTGGCGGTGCGGAAGGAGGATGCGGTGATCTTCGGGCAGTGGGGCGACACGGTCGGGGACGTCATCACGTTCATGGCCCCGCTCTACGCCGACTCCGACGCGGACTACGCGTCGCTGCCGACGGACCCCCTGACGACGCCGGATGTGGGACCGACCGACCTCGGCTGCGCCCACCATCCCTACCTCCCCTCCGCCTCGTACGGCATCTGGAGCAACCCCGCCGTGTTCTTCCTGGCCGGGCCGGGCGTCCGGAAGGGCTACGAGCGGCCGCACCCCATCACCCAGGCCGACGTCACTCCGACCCTGTGCCACCTGCTCGGCATCGCCCCACCCGCTCAGTGCG contains:
- a CDS encoding alkaline phosphatase family protein, translating into MNRPRRLIWIGFDGAPPGFFRKLIAEGKLPAFARLRIEGVFSESLPIPPCDTPTNWSVLQTGAHTGTTEVVSFFTHRPGEPLNVAHTTLHSGAVKAEFIWEAAERQGKRSILLNWPCSWPSRLKQGIQVNGTGPFTASWRVSFGRVYRQGELGGRTLDPAILKMLGGMVDDVQLGPAEPWKNAPVSRRPPLETVIGLLGTDTFRWSETGMQVDASGARTTADPDFRTYHVLVVDTAGRGYDRAIVARSRDAGDAVADLGVGQWSPWVSEWFSRDRVLQQLSPIEAPRVEGMFRLKLLHLSPDGRTFALYRTDIWQADGWAHPPAIARELRDAVGPFTEGLELPPPPSRVFDEWGTFHEQLDQAREWYVGAARHLARRYPWDILAVQLHIQDGINHIIARDICPEDPGYTPEKAAHAWEQIHAAYGASDRLVGELLAACADSDTVVCVVSDHGALPTFRQCLVSGALARAGLMTYVQDPASGRFRVDWSRTKVFPRRGHLWVNLRGRDPSGVVEPAEYEAVREQAIRALLDIYDAERQTRPIVVAVRKEDAVIFGQWGDTVGDVITFMAPLYADSDADYASLPTDPLTTPDVGPTDLGCAHHPYLPSASYGIWSNPAVFFLAGPGVRKGYERPHPITQADVTPTLCHLLGIAPPAQCEGKIVGDALETSA